DNA from Candidatus Nitrospira nitrificans:
AAGGATTCTACGGTAAAGGACGCCATCACGCTCCCAAAGATGATGGCTTGTCGCATGGCCTCCGGAGACCGGTTTCCGGTCGCCGCCAAGTAGCCCAAAAATCCGCCGGCAAAGGTATCGCCGGCGCCGGTCGGATCCCGTACGTCTTCGAGCGGGAAAGCCGGCGCGCCGAAAATCTGTTGGTCGTTGAACATCAGCACGCCGTACTCGCCCCGCTTGACGATGAGATGCTTGGGCCCTCGGGACAGCACGAGCTTCGCCACTTTCATCAGATTGGAATCCTGGCCCAATGCGCGCGCCTCACCATCGTTGATGATCAGGACATCCACCTTCTCCAGCACCTTCCAGAGCGCATCGCGCTGGCCGTTGATCCAGAAATTCATGGTGTCGCAGGCTACCAACGCAGGACGTTTCACTTTGTGCAACACGTCGAGTTGAAGCTCCGGATGGATATTCCCCAGGAACAGCACGTCCGGCGCGAGATAGTCTTCAGGAATCTGAGGACGAAACGTTTCAAACACGTTGAGCTGGGTATCCAAGGTATGGGCTTCGTTCAGCTGGTGCGTGTATTCCCCCTTCCAGCGAAAGGTTGCCCCCGGGCGCCGCTCGAGCCCCGCGAGATCGATTCCACGGCTCTTCAGAAACGCGATATGCTGTTGGGGAAAATCCTCGCCGACGACGGCGATCAGCGCGACGGACGTGAAGAAGCTGGCCGCCGTCGAAAAATAGGTGGCCGACCCTCCGAGAATCTCGGTGCCTTCGCCGAACGGAGTTTTGACTGTATCGAGCGCAACCGATCCCACGACTAACAGCTTTCCCATGACTAACGGATTCCTTTCTTTGGTGACAGGGCACGGTCAATGAGGAGGGAGAGTTTCTTCCGCGCAGCTGACGGAATTCGGTTCGGCGCCGTCAGAATGGCATGATCCAATGCCCGATGACAAGGACAGTCCATCGGATGAGCGAAGGACGGCATCACCGCGCGTAGTATCTGTTTAGCCAAGGCGACGTTACGATGGAGCGTCCCCAACACCGCCTCCACGGTGACCGCCTCTTCTGTCTCATGCCAACAGTCATAATCGGTCACCAGCGCCAAGGTCGCATAACAGAGCTCCGCCTCACGAGCCAATTTCGCTTCCGGCATATTGGTCATGCCGATCACATCGACGCCCCATTGCCGATAGAGCCGCGATTCCGCTTTGGTTGAAAACTGCGGCCCTTCCATGCAGAGATAGGTCCCACTGCGATGCAACGTGGCGCCGACCCTTTCTCCGGCCGACAGGAGAACCTGTGTCAATTCGGCACAAACCGGCTCGCCGAAGGCGACATGCGCCACAATTCCAT
Protein-coding regions in this window:
- a CDS encoding PfkB family carbohydrate kinase; amino-acid sequence: MGKLLVVGSVALDTVKTPFGEGTEILGGSATYFSTAASFFTSVALIAVVGEDFPQQHIAFLKSRGIDLAGLERRPGATFRWKGEYTHQLNEAHTLDTQLNVFETFRPQIPEDYLAPDVLFLGNIHPELQLDVLHKVKRPALVACDTMNFWINGQRDALWKVLEKVDVLIINDGEARALGQDSNLMKVAKLVLSRGPKHLIVKRGEYGVLMFNDQQIFGAPAFPLEDVRDPTGAGDTFAGGFLGYLAATGNRSPEAMRQAIIFGSVMASFTVESFSLDRLRILDYKEIQARFTEFKRLTHFEDVR
- the mtnP gene encoding S-methyl-5'-thioadenosine phosphorylase — translated: MKRKQQDKPVTVGVIGGSGLYDIEGMTSTRSIRVRTPFGAPSDAITVGSLEGIRVAFLSRHGRGHLLNPSGINYRANIFALKSLGVSHVISVSAVGSMKESIHPGDVVVPDQFIDLTKRRVSTFFDDGIVAHVAFGEPVCAELTQVLLSAGERVGATLHRSGTYLCMEGPQFSTKAESRLYRQWGVDVIGMTNMPEAKLAREAELCYATLALVTDYDCWHETEEAVTVEAVLGTLHRNVALAKQILRAVMPSFAHPMDCPCHRALDHAILTAPNRIPSAARKKLSLLIDRALSPKKGIR